A stretch of the Neisseria sp. DTU_2020_1000833_1_SI_GRL_NUU_006 genome encodes the following:
- a CDS encoding LrgB family protein, with protein sequence MDGILSLWQQPSVLLFLTLAVYALALILRARTGYLLLNPVLISTVTLIAYLKILDIDYAVYHDAAQFIDFWLKPAVVALAVPLYQNRQKIFSQWLPVIVSQLAGSVTGIITGMYFAKWLGAEREVVLSLAAKSVTTPIAIEITRTIGGIPAITAATVIVAGLVGQIAGYTVLKNTVVMPSSVGMSLGTASHAMGIAASLERSRRMAAYAGLGLTLNGVLTAAIAPIIIPVLGF encoded by the coding sequence ATGGACGGCATCCTTTCCCTGTGGCAGCAGCCCAGCGTCCTGCTTTTCCTGACACTGGCGGTGTACGCGTTGGCACTCATCCTCCGCGCGCGGACGGGCTACCTGCTGCTCAACCCCGTCTTAATCAGCACCGTTACCCTGATTGCCTACCTCAAAATCCTCGACATCGACTACGCCGTGTACCACGATGCCGCGCAGTTTATCGACTTCTGGCTCAAGCCCGCCGTCGTCGCGCTCGCCGTCCCGCTCTATCAAAACCGTCAAAAAATCTTCAGCCAGTGGCTGCCCGTCATCGTCTCGCAGCTTGCCGGCAGCGTTACCGGCATCATCACAGGCATGTATTTCGCCAAATGGCTGGGCGCGGAACGCGAAGTCGTCCTCTCGCTCGCCGCCAAATCCGTGACCACCCCCATCGCCATCGAAATCACCCGCACCATAGGCGGCATCCCCGCCATCACCGCCGCCACCGTCATCGTCGCCGGACTGGTCGGGCAGATAGCCGGTTATACCGTACTTAAAAACACCGTCGTCATGCCCTCGTCGGTCGGCATGTCGCTCGGCACCGCCTCACACGCCATGGGCATCGCCGCCTCGCTCGAGCGCAGCCGGCGCATGGCGGCATACGCAGGGCTGGGACTGACCCTCAACGGCGTACTGACCGCCGCCATCGCCCCGATTATCATCCCCGTATTAGGATTCTGA
- the argJ gene encoding bifunctional glutamate N-acetyltransferase/amino-acid acetyltransferase ArgJ, with translation MAVNLTEKTADQLLNIDGIQLFTARAGIKQTDRADLTLMVLSGGNTVGAVFTTNRFCAAPVHIAKSHLFDEDGVRAIIINTGNANAGTGAQGRIDAIETCAATAGQTGCKPSQVLPFSTGVILEPLPVYKIVAALPKMQPADWADAARAIMTTDTVPKSASREGSVGEKHTVRATGIAKGSGMIHPNMATMLSFIATDAKVSQPILQLMTQEIADETFNTITVDGDTSTNDSFVIIATGKNSQSEIDNIADPRYKQLKDLLGSLALELAQAIVRDGEGATKFITVRVENAKTRDEARQVAYAVAHSPLVKTAFFASDPNLGRLLAAIGYAGIADLDADILEMYLDDVLVAENGGRAASYTEEQGQAVMAKDEITVRIKLHRGQAATTVYTCDLSHDYVSINADYRS, from the coding sequence ATGGCAGTCAACCTCACAGAAAAAACCGCAGACCAACTGCTGAACATCGACGGCATCCAACTCTTCACCGCCCGCGCAGGCATCAAACAAACCGACCGCGCCGACCTCACCCTGATGGTACTTTCCGGCGGCAACACCGTCGGTGCCGTCTTTACTACCAACCGCTTCTGCGCCGCCCCCGTCCACATCGCCAAATCACACCTCTTCGACGAAGACGGCGTGCGCGCCATTATCATCAACACCGGCAACGCCAACGCCGGTACAGGCGCGCAAGGCAGAATCGACGCCATCGAAACCTGCGCCGCCACCGCCGGACAAACCGGCTGCAAACCCTCGCAAGTCCTTCCCTTCTCCACAGGCGTTATCCTCGAGCCTCTGCCCGTCTATAAAATCGTCGCCGCCCTGCCCAAAATGCAACCCGCCGATTGGGCAGATGCCGCACGCGCCATCATGACCACCGACACCGTGCCCAAATCCGCCTCGCGCGAAGGCAGCGTCGGCGAAAAACACACCGTCCGCGCCACCGGCATCGCCAAAGGCTCCGGCATGATCCACCCCAACATGGCGACCATGCTCTCCTTCATCGCCACCGATGCCAAAGTTTCCCAACCCATCCTCCAGCTGATGACCCAAGAAATCGCCGACGAAACCTTCAACACCATCACCGTTGACGGCGACACCAGCACCAACGACAGCTTTGTCATCATCGCTACCGGCAAAAACAGCCAAAGCGAAATCGACAACATCGCCGACCCGCGCTACAAACAGCTCAAAGACCTGCTCGGCAGCCTCGCCCTCGAACTCGCCCAAGCCATCGTCCGCGACGGCGAAGGCGCGACCAAATTCATCACCGTCCGCGTCGAAAACGCCAAAACCCGCGACGAAGCCCGCCAAGTCGCCTACGCCGTCGCCCACTCGCCCCTCGTTAAAACCGCCTTCTTCGCCTCCGACCCCAACCTCGGCAGACTGCTCGCCGCCATCGGCTACGCCGGCATCGCCGATTTGGACGCCGACATCCTCGAAATGTATCTGGACGACGTATTGGTTGCCGAAAACGGCGGCCGCGCCGCAAGCTACACCGAAGAACAAGGACAGGCAGTGATGGCGAAAGACGAAATCACCGTCCGCATCAAACTCCACCGCGGACAAGCCGCCACCACGGTCTATACCTGCGACCTGTCGCACGACTACGTCTCCATCAACGCAGACTACCGCTCGTAA
- a CDS encoding uracil-DNA glycosylase family protein, which yields MLSSRYLHLHEALGLGPMWLKRGAKTVPAALTAPETGMPKPAAASVQTTIPRQERTLSAGAHQARLSAMAAVHGGNQQDVPKREMPSPQTAAVEAARQPDTKPKQETPAEKQARSIQNTANLPAAPHLSDDLPRLSATVKTARLMVVSICPSTEDTLHGELFHGETGVLLDNMLAAIRLSPQQAHKTSWVKAAPVFSPHPSEAQIHAELPALKHELESSQARAVLFLGQVFEQKEMMVVMDELCGGIPYFTIPHPARLLRQPRLKAYAWQVLKKAAAVL from the coding sequence ATGTTAAGCAGCCGTTACCTCCATTTGCACGAAGCCTTGGGACTGGGGCCGATGTGGCTCAAGCGCGGGGCAAAAACCGTTCCCGCTGCTTTGACCGCTCCCGAAACCGGTATGCCCAAACCCGCGGCAGCGTCGGTTCAGACGACCATCCCCCGTCAGGAACGCACCCTGTCGGCAGGGGCGCATCAGGCGCGTCTGTCGGCAATGGCGGCCGTACACGGCGGAAACCAACAGGACGTACCCAAGCGCGAAATGCCATCTCCGCAAACCGCGGCTGTCGAAGCGGCCCGTCAGCCCGACACGAAACCCAAGCAGGAAACGCCTGCGGAAAAACAAGCCCGCAGCATCCAAAACACGGCAAATTTGCCTGCCGCCCCGCACCTTTCAGACGACCTCCCGCGCCTGTCCGCCACAGTCAAAACCGCGCGCCTGATGGTGGTCAGCATCTGCCCGTCGACCGAAGATACGCTGCACGGCGAATTGTTCCACGGCGAAACCGGCGTCCTGCTGGACAATATGCTCGCCGCCATCCGCCTCAGCCCGCAGCAGGCACACAAAACCAGTTGGGTGAAAGCCGCCCCCGTGTTCAGCCCGCATCCTTCGGAAGCTCAAATCCATGCCGAATTGCCTGCCCTGAAGCATGAATTGGAATCGTCCCAAGCCCGTGCGGTATTGTTTTTAGGTCAGGTTTTCGAACAGAAAGAAATGATGGTGGTCATGGACGAATTGTGCGGCGGCATACCGTATTTCACCATCCCGCACCCCGCCCGCCTGCTGCGCCAACCGCGCCTGAAGGCATATGCCTGGCAGGTGTTGAAGAAAGCGGCGGCTGTGTTGTAG
- the rimI gene encoding ribosomal protein S18-alanine N-acetyltransferase, protein MNIRRASFDDCAALTAIDAAGNPSPWSERQFLEAVANPADTVCVCERGGGICGFAVWREICGESELHLIAAAPEYRRQGIASKLLAYWFQMTSSQGVSRLLLEVRAGNAAAIGLYRKYGFIETGRRKNYYPLPEGGYEDAILMEKSC, encoded by the coding sequence ATGAACATCCGTCGGGCAAGCTTTGATGACTGTGCCGCCCTGACCGCAATCGATGCGGCGGGCAATCCCTCGCCTTGGTCGGAGCGGCAGTTTCTCGAAGCGGTAGCAAATCCTGCCGATACCGTTTGCGTCTGCGAACGCGGAGGCGGAATCTGCGGTTTTGCCGTCTGGCGCGAAATTTGCGGCGAGTCCGAGTTGCACCTGATTGCCGCCGCCCCCGAGTACCGCCGCCAAGGCATCGCCTCAAAACTTTTGGCATATTGGTTTCAGATGACCTCAAGCCAAGGCGTATCCCGCCTGTTGTTGGAAGTACGCGCAGGCAATGCCGCCGCCATCGGCCTCTACCGCAAATACGGTTTTATCGAAACAGGCCGGCGGAAAAATTATTATCCCCTGCCCGAGGGCGGATATGAAGACGCAATTTTGATGGAAAAATCATGTTAA
- the tsaB gene encoding tRNA (adenosine(37)-N6)-threonylcarbamoyltransferase complex dimerization subunit type 1 TsaB, giving the protein MLIDTSRPILAVDTGTSFLSLALRADGEVRLYHENVGTRQSELILPQIRVLFEQAGIGASDLGGIVYAQGPGAFTGLRIGVGVVQGLATPFDTPVVGVPSLDAAAYLVPDCPCVLAAADARMGEVFYAWFDTRSHTRLGDYHVGKASEIVLPQGQTFGAGVGNAFALADKPPFDGIPSMPTAADFLELALSGRYPAADAAHAELLYVRDKIALTAKEQAERKAKP; this is encoded by the coding sequence ATGCTCATCGATACTTCACGTCCCATTCTTGCCGTCGATACCGGTACCTCTTTTCTCTCACTCGCTTTGCGTGCGGACGGCGAGGTGCGCCTGTATCATGAAAACGTCGGTACGCGCCAGTCAGAACTCATCCTGCCGCAGATTCGCGTGTTGTTCGAACAGGCGGGCATAGGCGCGTCGGATTTGGGCGGCATCGTTTATGCGCAAGGACCGGGCGCGTTCACCGGATTGCGTATCGGGGTGGGTGTCGTGCAGGGTTTGGCAACCCCTTTCGACACGCCCGTTGTCGGCGTGCCGAGTCTGGACGCGGCGGCTTATCTGGTTCCCGACTGCCCTTGCGTATTGGCGGCGGCCGATGCGCGTATGGGCGAAGTGTTTTATGCGTGGTTTGACACGCGATCCCATACGCGTTTGGGCGATTATCATGTCGGCAAGGCTTCGGAAATCGTTTTGCCGCAAGGACAAACCTTCGGAGCGGGTGTGGGCAACGCCTTTGCCTTGGCTGACAAGCCGCCTTTCGACGGCATACCGTCCATGCCGACTGCCGCCGATTTTCTCGAGCTGGCACTGAGCGGGCGTTATCCTGCGGCAGACGCCGCACATGCCGAATTGTTATACGTCCGCGACAAAATCGCCCTGACGGCGAAAGAGCAGGCAGAAAGGAAGGCGAAACCATGA
- the gluQRS gene encoding tRNA glutamyl-Q(34) synthetase GluQRS, protein MTATLPTDYIGRFAPSPTGLLHIGSLLTALASYADARANRGKWLVRMEDLDPPREMPGAAAHILHTLEAFGFEWDGEVVWQSRRHSLYRDALGRLKEKGLLYPCYCSRKDWQAAAAQGADGFVYNGRCRRPEDRPHTDKPPAWRIRVNDETIGFDDGIVGHYAQNLARDIGDFVLLRADGFWAYQLAVVADDADQGITHIVRGQDLLVSTPRQIYLQRCLGFATPHYAHLPLLVNKHGQKWSKQTLAPALDENHKEQLLRQVLQYLNLPPAPEVSRPQALLSWAIEHWQPHKIPIHDIVTE, encoded by the coding sequence ATGACGGCAACCCTACCAACCGACTATATCGGACGCTTCGCCCCCAGTCCCACCGGCCTGCTCCACATCGGCTCGCTGCTGACCGCGCTTGCATCCTACGCCGATGCGCGCGCAAACCGGGGCAAATGGCTGGTCCGCATGGAAGACCTCGACCCGCCGCGCGAAATGCCCGGTGCCGCCGCGCATATCCTGCACACGCTCGAAGCCTTCGGTTTCGAGTGGGACGGCGAAGTCGTTTGGCAGAGCCGCCGCCATTCGCTGTACAGGGACGCCTTGGGTCGTCTGAAAGAAAAAGGCCTGCTCTATCCCTGTTATTGCAGCCGCAAAGACTGGCAGGCGGCTGCCGCCCAAGGTGCCGACGGATTCGTTTACAACGGACGCTGCCGCCGCCCCGAAGACCGCCCCCACACCGACAAACCGCCCGCATGGCGCATCCGCGTCAACGACGAAACCATCGGATTTGACGACGGTATCGTCGGACATTACGCCCAAAACCTCGCCCGCGACATCGGCGACTTCGTCCTCTTGCGCGCCGACGGATTTTGGGCGTACCAGCTTGCCGTCGTCGCCGACGATGCCGACCAAGGCATCACACACATCGTACGCGGGCAAGACCTGCTCGTTTCCACCCCGCGCCAAATCTACCTGCAACGCTGCCTCGGCTTCGCTACCCCGCATTACGCCCACCTCCCGCTTTTGGTCAACAAACACGGGCAGAAATGGTCAAAGCAGACGCTTGCCCCCGCCTTGGACGAAAACCATAAAGAACAATTACTCCGCCAAGTCCTGCAATACCTCAACCTCCCGCCCGCACCCGAAGTTTCCCGCCCACAGGCACTTTTATCTTGGGCGATAGAACACTGGCAGCCGCATAAAATACCAATACATGATATAGTTACGGAGTAG
- a CDS encoding response regulator transcription factor — protein sequence MLSVIIVEDEVLAAERLRILLEECNVVILNVFHHAQPALDWLSMHEVDIVFADIGLPEITGLELVERIKRVAKRQPEIIFTTAYEEHALRAFELAAADYLLKPIRSTRLQAALDRVSEKYREKADDFTHFQVFSRDRMIEIPWQQARYLMAEHKTVFLVTGDRQSYELPKTLVYWEELLGEKIIRLHRNALAFRHTLDYLIRLDDDDDSDSAWGAQILDIPKPLPVSRRQLSAIRKILKSKV from the coding sequence ATGTTAAGTGTCATTATTGTTGAAGACGAAGTGCTCGCCGCAGAACGCCTGCGCATCTTGCTAGAAGAGTGCAACGTCGTGATTCTCAACGTATTCCACCACGCACAACCCGCTTTGGACTGGTTGAGTATGCACGAAGTCGATATCGTATTTGCCGACATCGGGCTGCCCGAAATTACCGGACTCGAGCTGGTCGAACGCATCAAACGCGTTGCCAAACGCCAACCTGAAATCATCTTTACCACCGCCTACGAAGAACACGCCTTGCGCGCCTTCGAACTGGCGGCAGCCGACTATCTGCTCAAACCCATCCGCTCAACCCGCCTACAGGCGGCATTGGACCGGGTCAGCGAAAAATACCGCGAAAAAGCCGACGACTTTACCCATTTCCAGGTCTTCAGCCGCGACCGCATGATCGAAATCCCGTGGCAGCAGGCGCGTTATCTGATGGCGGAACACAAAACCGTCTTTCTGGTTACCGGCGACAGACAAAGCTACGAACTGCCCAAAACCCTGGTCTATTGGGAAGAATTGTTGGGCGAAAAAATCATCCGCCTCCACCGCAACGCCCTCGCCTTCCGCCATACCTTAGACTACCTGATACGGCTTGACGACGATGACGACAGCGATTCCGCCTGGGGCGCGCAGATATTGGACATCCCCAAGCCCCTGCCTGTCAGCCGCCGCCAACTTTCCGCCATCCGCAAAATCCTCAAAAGCAAGGTGTAG
- the fba gene encoding class II fructose-bisphosphate aldolase (catalyzes the reversible aldol condensation of dihydroxyacetonephosphate and glyceraldehyde 3-phosphate in the Calvin cycle, glycolysis, and/or gluconeogenesis), with translation MALVSMRQLLDHAAENSYGLPAFNVNNLEQMRAIMEAADQVNAPVIVQASAGARKYAGAPFLRHLILAAVEEFPHIPVVMHQDHGASPDVCQRSIQLGFSSVMMDGSLLEDGKTPSTYEYNVNATRTVVNFSHACGVSVEGEIGVLGNLETGEAGEEDGVGAVGKLSHDQMLTSVEDAVRFVKDTGVDALAIAVGTSHGAYKFTRPPTGDVLRIDRIKEIHQALPNTHIVMHGSSSVPQEWLKVINEHGGKIGETYGVPVEEIVEGIKHGVRKVNIDTDLRLASTGAIRRFMAENPSEFDPRKYLSKTVEAMKQICLDRYLAFGCEGQAGKIKPVSLEKMATRYAKGELNQIIK, from the coding sequence ATGGCACTCGTATCCATGCGCCAACTGCTCGACCATGCCGCCGAAAACAGCTACGGCCTGCCTGCATTCAACGTCAACAACCTCGAACAAATGCGCGCCATCATGGAAGCCGCAGACCAAGTCAACGCTCCCGTTATCGTCCAAGCATCCGCCGGCGCGCGCAAATATGCAGGCGCGCCGTTTTTACGCCACCTGATTCTGGCAGCCGTTGAAGAATTCCCGCACATCCCCGTCGTCATGCACCAAGACCACGGCGCATCGCCCGACGTGTGCCAACGCTCCATCCAACTGGGCTTCTCCTCCGTCATGATGGACGGCTCGCTGCTCGAAGACGGCAAAACCCCGTCCACCTACGAATACAACGTCAACGCCACCCGTACCGTCGTTAACTTCTCCCACGCCTGCGGCGTATCCGTCGAAGGCGAAATCGGCGTCTTGGGCAACCTCGAAACCGGCGAAGCAGGCGAAGAAGACGGCGTAGGCGCAGTCGGCAAACTCTCCCACGACCAAATGCTCACCAGCGTCGAAGATGCCGTGCGCTTCGTTAAAGACACCGGCGTGGACGCGCTCGCCATCGCCGTCGGAACCAGCCACGGCGCATACAAATTCACCCGTCCGCCCACCGGCGACGTATTGCGCATCGACCGCATCAAAGAAATCCACCAAGCCCTGCCCAACACCCACATCGTCATGCACGGCTCCAGCTCCGTACCGCAAGAATGGCTGAAAGTCATCAACGAACACGGCGGTAAAATCGGCGAAACCTACGGCGTACCCGTAGAAGAAATCGTCGAAGGCATCAAACACGGCGTGCGCAAAGTCAACATCGACACCGACCTGCGCCTCGCCTCCACCGGCGCCATCCGCCGCTTCATGGCAGAAAACCCGTCCGAATTCGACCCGCGCAAATACCTGAGCAAAACCGTCGAAGCCATGAAACAAATCTGTCTCGACCGCTACCTCGCATTCGGCTGCGAAGGTCAGGCAGGCAAAATCAAACCCGTTTCCCTTGAGAAAATGGCAACCCGCTACGCCAAAGGCGAGCTGAACCAAATCATCAAATAA
- a CDS encoding thioesterase family protein — MGKFAVSDVDAVLFQTTLRVQVGDVNYGGHLANDAVLRLCHEVRMRWLAGLGWSETDAGGAGLIMADAAVQYLAQGFYGDELSAEMGVEDIGKGGFALLFRLTRIADGKVLARARTGMVCFDYARQKVCRLPEALKTVLEVV; from the coding sequence ATGGGTAAGTTTGCAGTTTCGGATGTGGATGCGGTATTGTTTCAGACGACCTTGCGCGTGCAGGTGGGCGATGTGAATTACGGCGGCCATTTGGCGAACGATGCCGTTTTGCGCTTGTGCCATGAAGTGCGGATGCGTTGGCTGGCGGGTTTGGGCTGGAGTGAAACGGACGCGGGCGGCGCGGGGCTGATTATGGCGGACGCGGCGGTGCAATATTTGGCACAAGGCTTTTACGGCGATGAACTGTCGGCGGAAATGGGCGTCGAGGATATCGGCAAGGGCGGGTTCGCGCTGCTGTTCCGCCTGACGCGCATCGCGGACGGCAAGGTGCTGGCGCGGGCGCGCACAGGCATGGTGTGTTTCGATTATGCGCGCCAAAAGGTTTGCCGGTTGCCAGAAGCTTTGAAAACCGTGTTGGAGGTCGTCTGA
- a CDS encoding tyrosine-type recombinase/integrase, giving the protein MLARDFGLSLDGYLKMLGQQGKSAHTLSAYGCDLTELVRLLTEGSSETAQDLTRRDFVAALKRLSQQGLSERTLARKLSAWRQYCGWLVQSGMMDNDPTFNLKAPRLPERLPKALPQEELNHMLDSAPADDSLAVRDHALFELMYGSGLRLSEIHGLDLGDVLLDEGWVSVTGKGRKERQIPLSGKSVEALRAYLSERVAADGETALFTGKNGTRLGQRQIQKRLQAWAVQQGSGQHISPHMMRHSYASHLLQSSRDIRAVQELLGHSNLSTTQIYTKLDFDHLAKVYDEGHPRAKRKK; this is encoded by the coding sequence ATGTTGGCGCGCGATTTCGGACTGTCTTTGGACGGCTATTTGAAAATGTTGGGGCAACAGGGCAAGTCGGCGCACACGCTGTCTGCCTACGGGTGCGATTTGACCGAACTCGTGCGGCTTTTGACGGAAGGGTCGTCTGAAACGGCGCAGGATTTGACGCGGCGCGATTTCGTGGCGGCGTTGAAACGGCTGTCGCAACAAGGCTTGAGCGAACGGACGCTGGCGCGCAAATTATCGGCGTGGCGGCAATATTGCGGCTGGCTCGTGCAGTCGGGCATGATGGACAACGACCCGACCTTCAACCTGAAAGCCCCGCGCCTGCCCGAACGCCTGCCCAAAGCCCTGCCGCAGGAAGAGTTGAACCATATGCTCGACAGCGCGCCTGCCGACGACAGTTTGGCGGTGCGCGACCATGCCTTGTTTGAACTGATGTACGGCAGCGGCCTGCGCCTGAGCGAGATACACGGCTTGGATTTGGGCGATGTGTTGCTGGACGAAGGCTGGGTGAGCGTAACCGGTAAAGGCAGGAAAGAGCGGCAAATCCCGCTGTCGGGCAAAAGCGTCGAAGCCTTGCGTGCCTACCTGTCCGAACGCGTGGCAGCAGATGGCGAAACCGCGCTCTTTACCGGCAAAAACGGCACGCGGCTCGGGCAGCGGCAAATCCAAAAACGCCTTCAGGCATGGGCGGTGCAGCAGGGCAGCGGACAACACATTTCCCCGCACATGATGCGCCACAGCTACGCCAGCCACCTTTTGCAATCCTCACGCGACATCCGCGCCGTGCAAGAGCTGTTGGGACACAGCAACCTCTCGACCACGCAGATTTACACCAAGCTGGATTTCGACCATCTGGCCAAGGTTTACGACGAGGGGCATCCGCGGGCGAAACGGAAAAAGTAA
- a CDS encoding L-serine ammonia-lyase, translating into MISIFDIFKIGIGPSSSHTVGPMKAAAAFSDDLKQSGLDAQTERIVIDIYGSLALTGRGHGTFDALLLGLEGSLPHDIPLADIPDRLERIRTQHILRLNEREISFNPDSDLNIRGDQVLPKHPNGLNFTAYGKDGGKLKEQIYYSVGGGFIVTDQEFDQQAEQTRPVPYPYTSCAELLAQCRMNQLDISEAVLANEAALAGCSEAEIRHRVAGVADVMEGCIKRGLAADGELPGGLNVRRRAPQLAAKLKALRETEIVNTQLWPMVYAMAVNEENAAGGRVVTAPTNGAAGIIPAVLHYFRKFNPHATQERVENFLLTAGAIGILYKTNASISGADVGCQGEVGVACSMAAGAYAEVIGGTPKQVENAAEMAMEHHLGLTCDPVGGLVQIPCIERNGIAAEKALKLGTLALLEDGTDKKVSLDEVIQTMLQTGRDMKSTYKETSLAGLAITLQKKAVPVSVRVVEC; encoded by the coding sequence ATGATCAGCATTTTCGACATTTTCAAAATCGGCATCGGCCCTTCCAGCTCCCACACCGTCGGCCCCATGAAAGCCGCCGCCGCCTTTTCAGACGACCTCAAACAATCAGGGCTGGACGCGCAAACCGAACGCATCGTTATCGACATTTACGGCTCGCTGGCGCTGACAGGACGCGGACACGGCACATTCGACGCCCTCCTGCTCGGCTTGGAAGGCAGCCTGCCGCACGACATCCCCCTCGCCGACATCCCCGACCGTCTCGAACGCATCCGCACGCAACACATTCTCCGCCTCAACGAACGCGAAATCAGCTTCAACCCCGACAGCGACCTGAACATACGCGGCGACCAAGTGTTGCCCAAACACCCGAACGGACTGAATTTCACCGCCTACGGCAAAGACGGCGGCAAACTCAAAGAACAAATTTACTACTCCGTCGGCGGCGGCTTTATCGTTACCGATCAAGAGTTTGACCAACAAGCCGAACAAACGCGCCCAGTCCCCTACCCTTATACCAGCTGCGCCGAACTGCTCGCCCAATGCCGCATGAACCAGCTCGACATTTCCGAAGCCGTGTTGGCAAACGAAGCCGCGCTTGCCGGTTGCAGCGAAGCCGAAATCCGCCACCGCGTCGCCGGCGTTGCCGACGTTATGGAAGGCTGCATCAAACGCGGGCTGGCGGCAGACGGCGAACTGCCCGGCGGCTTGAACGTCCGCCGCCGCGCCCCGCAGCTCGCCGCCAAACTCAAAGCCCTGCGCGAAACCGAAATCGTCAACACCCAGCTTTGGCCGATGGTTTACGCCATGGCGGTCAACGAAGAAAACGCCGCCGGCGGACGCGTCGTGACCGCCCCGACCAACGGCGCCGCCGGCATCATCCCCGCCGTCCTGCACTACTTCCGCAAGTTCAACCCGCACGCCACGCAAGAGCGCGTCGAAAACTTCCTGCTCACCGCTGGTGCCATCGGCATCCTCTACAAAACCAACGCCTCCATCTCCGGCGCGGACGTCGGCTGCCAAGGCGAAGTCGGCGTCGCCTGCTCGATGGCGGCGGGCGCATACGCCGAAGTCATCGGCGGCACGCCCAAACAAGTGGAAAACGCCGCCGAAATGGCGATGGAACACCATCTGGGCCTGACCTGCGACCCCGTCGGCGGATTGGTGCAAATCCCCTGCATCGAACGCAACGGCATCGCCGCCGAAAAAGCCCTCAAACTCGGCACCCTCGCCCTGCTGGAAGACGGCACGGACAAAAAAGTCTCGCTCGACGAAGTCATCCAAACCATGCTGCAAACAGGGCGCGACATGAAGTCCACCTACAAAGAAACCTCGCTTGCCGGACTCGCCATCACCCTCCAGAAAAAAGCCGTCCCCGTATCTGTCCGCGTTGTGGAATGTTGA